A single Vulcanisaeta distributa DSM 14429 DNA region contains:
- a CDS encoding BREX system ATP-binding domain-containing protein, with translation MRTLLPIPSIEDAEHIFDPHGITEELTKYVNLVASGPSGAGVIIGNYGFGKTHVMLHLMSIVRKRFTNSVIIYVNTPGQSILNVYRALMVGVLDGGLLDRAVNGLGTPIRDLVLLLREGGDEARYARQWLLGDPAPQGFRAKYGLPSTRVNDELAVKFMVEVINALTGVGYGPVLIMLDEFEDVITIGPTRKLQYLSQLRVFIDNLPSKTLFMVSSTPAGWDEIVNTYPALARRLSSFIIYLRPFNIDETRQFINEFTRWRGIKIPLSDELVRTIYEFTEGNPGEVVKAVNLILMEFGGVGSLDIARVKELLSRHV, from the coding sequence ATGAGGACCCTACTACCGATACCGTCAATTGAGGATGCCGAGCACATATTTGACCCTCACGGCATTACCGAAGAACTCACGAAATACGTAAACCTAGTGGCCAGCGGCCCCTCGGGTGCAGGCGTGATAATTGGCAACTACGGCTTTGGGAAGACCCACGTAATGCTCCACTTAATGAGCATTGTCAGGAAGAGGTTCACTAATTCAGTAATTATTTATGTAAACACGCCGGGACAAAGCATACTCAATGTCTATAGGGCGCTAATGGTGGGCGTGCTCGATGGTGGGCTCCTCGACAGGGCTGTGAATGGGTTGGGCACGCCCATTAGGGACTTGGTGCTTTTGTTGAGGGAGGGTGGTGATGAGGCTAGGTACGCGAGGCAGTGGTTGCTCGGTGACCCAGCACCGCAGGGGTTTAGGGCTAAGTATGGGCTTCCATCAACTAGGGTTAATGATGAACTGGCGGTTAAGTTCATGGTGGAGGTGATAAATGCCCTCACCGGCGTTGGTTACGGCCCCGTACTCATAATGCTCGATGAGTTTGAGGACGTGATAACCATTGGGCCCACCAGGAAGCTCCAGTACCTGAGTCAATTGAGGGTTTTCATCGATAACCTACCTAGTAAGACCTTATTCATGGTGTCATCAACACCCGCCGGTTGGGATGAGATTGTCAATACTTACCCAGCCCTCGCCAGGAGGCTATCATCATTCATAATTTACCTAAGGCCCTTCAACATTGACGAGACCAGGCAATTCATAAATGAATTCACGAGGTGGAGGGGAATTAAGATACCGTTAAGTGATGAGTTGGTTAGGACGATATACGAATTCACCGAGGGTAACCCAGGGGAGGTGGTTAAGGCCGTTAACTTAATACTCATGGAATTTGGCGGTGTGGGGTCTCTGGACATTGCGAGGGTTAAGGAGTTGTTATCGAGGCATGTCTAG
- a CDS encoding GIY-YIG nuclease family protein has protein sequence MGGIEDKVEKCLQGLCGEFIIRRVNCKDLGDIDHGVYIVISGSDYVIGYSRDLKRRLRMYCLGQLDLRGVIRLLMGRLDNLPPGMLGKGDVIGRRSNLSKLINDMMSNAQVLTVKCASMVDKELYIKLRDCLK, from the coding sequence ATGGGGGGAATTGAGGATAAGGTAGAGAAGTGCCTGCAAGGTCTCTGCGGTGAGTTCATTATCAGGAGGGTTAATTGCAAGGACCTGGGCGACATTGACCATGGGGTCTACATAGTGATTTCTGGAAGTGATTACGTAATTGGCTACTCAAGGGATTTGAAACGTAGGTTGAGGATGTACTGCCTAGGTCAACTTGACTTAAGGGGTGTGATCAGGCTATTAATGGGCAGGCTGGACAACCTGCCGCCGGGCATGTTGGGCAAGGGCGACGTGATTGGTCGGCGTAGCAACCTCTCGAAGTTAATCAATGATATGATGAGTAATGCCCAGGTATTGACGGTTAAGTGCGCTTCCATGGTTGATAAGGAGCTTTACATAAAGCTTAGGGACTGCCTCAAGTGA
- the thiC gene encoding phosphomethylpyrimidine synthase ThiC, whose amino-acid sequence MNNYNIRVGLKVKAVAKHEGVEEVKLARRIASGKVILIRNVKLPDKVSAVGLGLTTKVNVNIGTSSEVVNLEAELEKVKIANKWGDTLMDLSTGGDLDEIRRAIIRESKLPVGTVPTYQAFIDSFKKKGGGAYFTEDELFDVIERHLRDGVAFMTIHAAVTRELAIKALRSDRVIPIVSRGGDMLIGWMLHNDAENPLYARWDYVLELFREYDATISIGDALRPGATADSHDEFHVAELIEAARLVKRTRKAGVQVMVEGPGHVPLNEIIWDVKLMKKLTDGAPYYVLGPLPTDVAAPYDHIAGAIGAAIAGAAGADLLCYITPAEHLGLPTPRQVEEGVIAFKIAAHVADTIKLGRRARAWDDEVSRFRGKLMWREMINRLIDPEKAWAVYTQYGEPKVRGCTMCGGYCPMLMVMQQIKKVKGEVNG is encoded by the coding sequence ATTAATAATTACAACATTAGGGTTGGGCTTAAGGTTAAGGCCGTGGCTAAGCATGAGGGTGTTGAGGAGGTTAAATTGGCCAGGAGAATAGCCAGTGGTAAGGTGATACTCATTAGAAACGTTAAGTTGCCCGATAAGGTTAGCGCAGTTGGTCTTGGGTTAACCACTAAGGTTAACGTTAACATAGGCACGTCGAGCGAGGTCGTGAACCTGGAAGCGGAGCTTGAGAAGGTTAAGATCGCTAATAAGTGGGGCGATACATTGATGGACCTATCAACGGGCGGTGACCTTGACGAGATACGTAGGGCGATAATCAGGGAGTCGAAGTTGCCCGTCGGTACTGTACCGACATATCAAGCGTTCATAGACTCATTTAAGAAAAAGGGCGGTGGGGCCTACTTCACCGAGGATGAACTCTTCGATGTCATCGAGAGGCACCTAAGGGATGGGGTTGCCTTCATGACGATACACGCGGCCGTGACCAGGGAATTGGCAATTAAGGCCTTGAGGAGTGACAGGGTCATACCGATCGTCTCCAGGGGTGGTGATATGCTCATTGGGTGGATGCTCCATAACGATGCCGAGAACCCACTCTACGCTAGGTGGGATTACGTGCTCGAGCTCTTCAGGGAGTACGATGCCACCATCTCAATAGGCGATGCCCTACGCCCAGGCGCCACGGCGGATAGTCACGACGAGTTTCACGTGGCTGAGTTGATCGAGGCGGCGAGACTGGTGAAGAGGACAAGGAAGGCTGGGGTTCAGGTGATGGTTGAGGGGCCTGGGCACGTCCCATTAAATGAAATTATATGGGATGTTAAGTTAATGAAGAAGTTAACCGATGGTGCGCCGTACTACGTCCTAGGTCCACTACCTACTGACGTGGCTGCCCCATACGACCACATCGCTGGCGCTATTGGCGCGGCGATCGCTGGAGCCGCGGGCGCGGACTTACTATGTTATATAACGCCCGCTGAGCACCTGGGTTTGCCAACACCGAGGCAGGTTGAGGAGGGTGTGATAGCCTTCAAAATAGCGGCTCACGTGGCCGACACAATAAAGCTTGGCAGGAGGGCCAGGGCCTGGGATGACGAGGTTAGTAGGTTCAGGGGCAAGCTGATGTGGAGGGAGATGATAAATAGATTGATAGATCCGGAAAAGGCCTGGGCCGTGTATACACAGTACGGGGAACCCAAGGTTAGAGGTTGCACAATGTGCGGTGGTTACTGCCCAATGCTCATGGTGATGCAACAGATCAAGAAGGTTAAGGGTGAAGTCAATGGGTGA
- a CDS encoding PaREP1 family protein, with amino-acid sequence MSIPESLINEAMKRGIDIIDLISKALNLDPSERSKAHLELAERFLRDGMELIDRDPVQASEKLYKAAEEAIKAMAVALGLDEARTAEAQGRWAATLLFDAVDSISSRLNNREIRLWWRAAWFLHVEGFHEARLRPRQVREDVEYVEDIVKLARSIVK; translated from the coding sequence GTGTCAATACCTGAGAGTCTAATTAATGAAGCCATGAAGAGGGGCATCGACATAATTGACCTAATATCAAAGGCATTAAACCTAGACCCGAGTGAGCGGTCTAAGGCCCACCTTGAACTTGCCGAGAGGTTCCTGAGGGATGGCATGGAATTAATTGATAGGGACCCCGTGCAGGCCAGCGAGAAGCTCTACAAGGCCGCTGAGGAAGCCATTAAAGCCATGGCAGTAGCCCTAGGCCTAGACGAGGCAAGGACGGCCGAGGCCCAGGGGAGGTGGGCAGCAACGCTACTATTCGACGCCGTAGACTCAATAAGTAGTAGGCTCAATAATAGGGAGATTAGGCTTTGGTGGAGGGCCGCCTGGTTTCTGCATGTGGAGGGATTCCATGAGGCTAGGCTAAGGCCGAGGCAGGTCAGGGAGGATGTGGAGTACGTGGAGGATATAGTGAAACTCGCAAGGAGCATTGTGAAATAG
- the argC gene encoding N-acetyl-gamma-glutamyl-phosphate reductase, giving the protein MVSGRYKACVVGASGVTGGELLRLLLNHPGIELACATSREFKGEYVFRVHPNLRGRTSLTFSDSTIDNVLKRDVDVVFLALPHGQSIEWVPKLYEAGLTVIDLSADFRLKDPNAYVEWYGWEKPHPYPDLLKRAVYGLPELHREELRGAKLIAVPGCMATAAIISLAPVVKAGLVDTERIVVDAKISSSGAGAHAPRLDLHPFRTYVIRPYEVVHHRHTAEIEQELSLLINRQVRVAFTPHAVDLVRGILTTAHTWLIKPVQEPDVWRAIRAMYGNEPFIRIVKDRAGFQRYPDVKYVIGSNLVDVGFEIDNRLNRLVVLAAIDNLMKGASGQAVQAMNVALGFPETTALDQVPLYPV; this is encoded by the coding sequence ATGGTGAGTGGTAGGTATAAGGCGTGCGTCGTTGGAGCCAGCGGGGTCACTGGTGGTGAACTACTTAGGCTATTACTTAATCATCCGGGTATTGAGCTTGCCTGCGCAACCTCGAGGGAGTTTAAGGGCGAGTATGTGTTTAGGGTTCACCCGAACCTCAGGGGCAGGACAAGCTTAACCTTTAGTGACTCCACAATCGATAATGTACTTAAGAGGGATGTTGATGTGGTATTCCTGGCGCTACCCCATGGGCAGAGTATTGAGTGGGTTCCAAAGCTCTATGAGGCTGGGTTGACCGTCATTGACTTATCCGCGGATTTCAGGCTTAAGGACCCAAACGCCTACGTTGAGTGGTACGGCTGGGAGAAGCCACACCCATACCCAGACCTACTTAAGAGGGCCGTTTACGGGCTTCCCGAGTTGCATAGGGAGGAGTTGAGAGGTGCCAAGTTAATAGCCGTGCCGGGGTGCATGGCCACCGCAGCCATAATCTCCCTAGCACCTGTGGTAAAGGCAGGCCTCGTGGATACCGAGAGGATTGTGGTTGATGCGAAGATATCGAGCTCAGGCGCCGGTGCGCATGCACCTAGGCTTGACCTACACCCCTTCAGGACATACGTGATTAGACCCTACGAGGTTGTTCACCACAGGCACACGGCGGAGATAGAGCAGGAGCTCAGCCTATTAATCAATAGGCAGGTGCGCGTAGCATTCACGCCGCATGCCGTGGACCTGGTCAGGGGTATACTAACCACGGCGCATACGTGGTTAATAAAGCCCGTGCAGGAGCCAGACGTGTGGAGGGCCATTAGGGCTATGTACGGTAATGAGCCGTTCATTAGAATCGTCAAGGATAGGGCTGGTTTTCAGAGGTATCCAGACGTTAAGTATGTGATAGGGTCGAACCTAGTTGACGTAGGCTTCGAAATAGACAATAGGCTGAATAGGCTTGTGGTCCTAGCCGCAATAGACAACCTAATGAAGGGCGCATCAGGACAGGCGGTGCAGGCAATGAACGTGGCCCTGGGCTTCCCCGAGACAACAGCGCTGGACCAAGTCCCACTCTACCCTGTCTAG
- a CDS encoding ATP-grasp domain-containing protein, with product MLYDTMRVEERLILKELKDLGANVALINIDNISLSLNNSGDFGIVLVRPMSHSKAGLVARILNIHGVRTINKGLAIENSWNKAIAISTLARAGIPTVPTRLILSINAQGDGVSYPAIVKPIHGSWGRLVSLVGNAEDLAMIMRHKAVGDSYSRIAMIQPFIGDGTDYRVFVIGDEVAASMVRKPGPGDWRSNVARGGIAHAVKLSADAYEIAIKAVKALDLDYAGVDLLYSEEGGYMVNEVNAIPEFKGLMSVSGVNIARKIAEYVINTARR from the coding sequence ATGCTATACGACACAATGAGAGTTGAGGAGAGGTTAATACTAAAGGAGCTTAAGGACCTCGGCGCCAACGTTGCTTTAATAAACATTGATAATATCTCCCTGAGCCTCAATAATAGTGGTGACTTCGGCATAGTCCTCGTTAGGCCCATGAGCCATTCAAAGGCAGGTTTGGTGGCTCGTATCCTGAATATACATGGTGTGAGGACCATAAATAAGGGGCTCGCCATTGAGAATTCGTGGAATAAGGCCATTGCAATATCAACGTTGGCTAGGGCAGGCATACCCACGGTACCCACCAGGCTCATACTCTCAATTAATGCCCAGGGTGATGGCGTTAGTTACCCAGCCATTGTTAAGCCCATCCATGGCTCCTGGGGTAGGCTCGTGAGTTTAGTGGGTAATGCGGAGGACCTGGCAATGATAATGAGGCATAAGGCCGTGGGTGATTCCTACTCGAGGATTGCAATGATACAACCATTCATCGGTGATGGAACGGACTATAGGGTGTTCGTCATTGGTGATGAGGTGGCTGCGTCAATGGTTAGGAAACCAGGTCCGGGTGATTGGAGGAGTAACGTTGCCAGGGGTGGGATTGCCCATGCGGTTAAGCTTAGTGCTGACGCCTATGAAATCGCTATTAAGGCCGTGAAGGCCCTTGACCTTGATTATGCGGGTGTTGACCTGCTATACAGTGAGGAGGGTGGTTACATGGTTAATGAGGTCAATGCAATACCTGAGTTCAAGGGTCTCATGAGCGTCTCGGGCGTTAATATTGCGCGTAAAATAGCTGAGTATGTGATAAATACTGCCAGGAGGTGA
- a CDS encoding aspartate aminotransferase family protein, producing the protein MSNDLLRFEDEYLARYYSKKPINVVRGYMQYVWDSNNNKYLDMHTGFGVAFLGHRNPRIINAIKDQLDRIITVPLTFYNEARAEFIREFMRIVPSSFGKVFLQNSGTEAVEVALKIARKISKKAEFLAFLNSFHGRTMGSLSVTGNEKYRKAFEPMPYKVRFAPFNAVDQVDKLVTEDLAAVIVEPIQGEGGVNPAKPEFLRALRQVTRERNVLLIFDEVQTGFGRTGRVWAFENYGVEPDIFTAGKSIAGGLPIGVAVVRREFGDVFEPGEHGSTFAGNPLVMAAAKAGVEVLINDNVPERVRAVGDRFMRVLEDELNGSKTVLRVKGMGLMLGVELRKRADPYIDRLIGMGLLTSVAGGTTVRLLPPYCITDEDLDMAVRALKNALSDSS; encoded by the coding sequence ATGAGTAATGACCTACTTAGGTTTGAGGATGAATACTTGGCGAGGTACTATAGCAAGAAGCCCATAAACGTCGTCAGGGGTTACATGCAGTATGTTTGGGACTCAAACAATAATAAATACCTAGACATGCACACGGGCTTTGGCGTTGCATTTCTCGGCCATAGAAATCCAAGGATCATAAACGCCATTAAGGACCAACTGGACAGGATAATCACCGTACCACTGACCTTCTATAACGAGGCGAGGGCCGAGTTCATTAGGGAGTTCATGAGGATTGTGCCGAGCAGCTTCGGTAAGGTATTCCTACAGAATAGTGGTACTGAGGCCGTGGAGGTTGCCCTTAAGATAGCGAGGAAGATAAGCAAGAAGGCGGAGTTCCTGGCATTCCTGAACTCATTCCACGGCAGGACAATGGGCTCCCTATCAGTGACTGGCAATGAGAAGTATAGGAAGGCCTTTGAGCCAATGCCGTATAAGGTCAGGTTCGCGCCATTTAACGCAGTTGATCAGGTGGATAAATTGGTGACTGAGGATTTGGCGGCGGTCATTGTTGAGCCAATACAGGGTGAGGGCGGCGTTAACCCGGCAAAGCCCGAGTTCCTAAGGGCCCTTAGGCAGGTGACTAGGGAGAGAAATGTATTACTCATATTTGATGAGGTCCAGACTGGGTTTGGCAGGACTGGGCGTGTCTGGGCCTTTGAGAATTACGGTGTGGAGCCCGACATATTTACGGCAGGTAAGTCAATAGCCGGTGGGTTGCCAATCGGCGTAGCCGTTGTTAGGAGGGAGTTCGGTGACGTATTTGAACCTGGGGAGCATGGCAGTACCTTTGCGGGTAATCCGCTTGTCATGGCCGCGGCGAAGGCTGGTGTTGAGGTTTTGATTAATGATAATGTGCCGGAGAGGGTGAGGGCTGTGGGTGATAGGTTCATGAGGGTACTTGAGGATGAGCTTAATGGCTCAAAGACGGTCTTGAGGGTTAAGGGTATGGGGTTAATGCTTGGTGTTGAGCTTAGGAAGAGGGCTGATCCATATATTGATAGGTTAATAGGCATGGGGCTATTGACAAGCGTCGCTGGTGGGACCACCGTGAGGTTACTACCACCTTACTGCATAACCGATGAAGACCTAGACATGGCTGTTAGAGCGCTTAAGAATGCATTGTCTGACTCATCATAA
- a CDS encoding homocitrate synthase/isopropylmalate synthase family protein: MVPIEAPTGQNPPLQGRDEPLMRLLRRENIDYEELENSILRQWPLPPRLITDGVNIDPEPPSQLFITDTTFRDGQQAFYIYYSIGDAVRLFRLLADLDNGSGRIIRSEFFLYTGRDRELVRTVRGLGLEWPRVIGWGRARVEDVRLVKEAGLDEMVMLMSISDIHIRYKFNSTRDRVVAKYLEAAEYALKEGIRLRCSLEDVTRSDVIGFVIPFVEKLLKLSERYGVEITIKLPDTTGIGVPYPFAPLPYSIPKLVWVFRRVLGIPSEFLEFHGHGDYYMAVPNAVAAWLYGASINNGTLLGIGERAGNVPIEALVIWYARIKGSFDGMNPRVISKIVEEFRSLNYQVPRYQPLVGENAFTTAAGIHVDAQLRNPMTYLSMDPSIIGREARILIGPYSGRSSIAYWLRRRGVEPTPELINAVYERVMRIYDDGLRREPLSDDELNKILSEVMMSQTMHS; the protein is encoded by the coding sequence GTGGTTCCCATTGAAGCACCTACTGGTCAAAACCCTCCGCTCCAGGGTAGGGATGAACCGCTAATGCGTTTGTTAAGGCGTGAAAATATCGACTATGAGGAGTTGGAGAATTCCATCTTAAGGCAATGGCCCTTACCGCCAAGGTTAATAACTGACGGTGTTAATATTGATCCTGAACCGCCCAGTCAATTATTCATAACGGATACAACCTTTAGGGATGGGCAGCAGGCCTTCTATATCTATTACTCAATAGGTGATGCTGTTAGGTTGTTTAGGTTGTTGGCTGATTTAGATAATGGGAGCGGTAGGATAATTAGGAGCGAGTTCTTCCTGTACACGGGTAGGGATAGGGAGCTTGTAAGGACAGTTAGAGGCTTAGGCCTTGAGTGGCCTAGGGTTATTGGTTGGGGTAGGGCTAGGGTTGAGGATGTGAGGCTCGTTAAGGAGGCTGGTCTTGATGAAATGGTAATGCTAATGTCGATATCCGACATACACATTAGGTATAAGTTTAATTCCACGAGGGACAGGGTCGTGGCTAAGTATCTAGAGGCTGCGGAGTATGCGTTGAAGGAGGGTATTAGGCTTAGGTGTTCCCTTGAGGACGTGACCAGGTCTGACGTGATCGGCTTCGTAATACCCTTCGTGGAGAAACTACTTAAGCTTAGTGAGAGGTATGGCGTTGAGATCACGATAAAGCTACCTGACACAACAGGCATTGGCGTACCCTACCCATTCGCACCACTACCCTATAGCATACCAAAGCTCGTGTGGGTCTTCAGGAGGGTGTTGGGTATACCCAGCGAGTTCCTGGAGTTTCACGGCCATGGTGACTACTACATGGCCGTACCCAACGCGGTTGCCGCCTGGCTTTACGGGGCTTCTATAAACAATGGGACGTTGCTGGGGATTGGGGAGAGGGCTGGTAATGTGCCCATAGAGGCCTTGGTGATTTGGTACGCCAGAATTAAGGGGTCCTTCGATGGTATGAATCCCCGGGTAATTAGTAAGATAGTTGAGGAGTTCAGGAGCCTTAATTATCAAGTGCCCAGGTATCAACCACTTGTTGGTGAGAATGCCTTTACGACAGCGGCTGGTATACACGTTGATGCGCAGTTGAGGAATCCAATGACTTACCTATCAATGGACCCATCCATAATTGGTCGTGAGGCTAGGATACTGATTGGGCCGTACTCGGGCAGGTCATCAATAGCCTATTGGCTGAGGAGGCGTGGTGTTGAGCCCACGCCTGAGCTTATTAATGCTGTTTATGAGAGGGTTATGCGCATTTACGATGATGGTTTGAGGAGGGAGCCGTTAAGTGATGATGAATTGAACAAAATACTCAGCGAAGTTATGATGAGTCAGACAATGCATTCTTAA
- a CDS encoding M20/M25/M40 family metallo-hydrolase: MFSDEAKLKLLMEALNIYSPTGGEHELAEFLVELMTMNGFEAKIDEVGNVIAVKGSGEPVLWLHAHMDTVPGFIEVRREGSKVIGRGASDDKGPLMAMVIAFMESELSRGTLVLTAVVHEEGDSLGTRHLMVSNHVPRPTGIIVGEPTGIDKVVTKYRGGTKLEVSVRTKGGHASNPDLDSNSILIAMNVYRDLWNALMAGTSYENFLVTPTIMNCGEAENMIPSNCRLILDVRIPPGRSCKDVENAINQLRTKYGEFVAINMRWCTEPVEVPVNNASARAVSRAIIKVLGRGPTLARKWGTSDMNDLASLTRNIVAYGPGDGAFSHSLEEYVLIDDYLRAIDIYKQAVVEFMNIYK, from the coding sequence ATGTTCAGTGACGAGGCTAAGTTAAAATTACTCATGGAGGCCCTGAACATCTACTCACCCACGGGTGGTGAGCATGAGCTTGCGGAGTTCCTAGTGGAATTAATGACAATGAATGGTTTTGAGGCTAAGATCGACGAGGTAGGCAATGTAATCGCCGTTAAAGGCAGCGGCGAACCGGTTCTTTGGCTTCACGCCCACATGGACACGGTGCCCGGCTTCATAGAGGTTAGGCGTGAGGGTAGCAAGGTGATTGGTAGGGGGGCTAGTGATGATAAGGGCCCATTGATGGCGATGGTGATTGCCTTCATGGAGAGTGAATTAAGTAGGGGAACGCTCGTACTCACAGCCGTTGTGCATGAGGAGGGTGATAGCCTAGGCACTAGGCATTTAATGGTTAGTAATCACGTGCCGAGACCGACGGGCATAATTGTCGGTGAGCCAACGGGGATTGATAAGGTGGTGACTAAGTATAGGGGTGGTACAAAGCTTGAAGTGAGTGTGAGGACTAAGGGAGGGCACGCGTCAAATCCTGACCTTGACTCAAACTCAATACTCATTGCCATGAATGTGTATAGGGACCTATGGAATGCATTGATGGCTGGAACATCGTATGAAAACTTCCTGGTAACACCAACGATTATGAATTGCGGTGAGGCAGAGAACATGATACCAAGTAATTGCAGGTTGATCCTTGACGTAAGAATACCCCCTGGCAGGTCATGTAAAGATGTTGAAAACGCAATTAATCAGTTACGGACAAAGTATGGCGAGTTTGTTGCCATTAATATGAGGTGGTGTACTGAGCCCGTCGAAGTACCTGTAAACAACGCCAGCGCCAGGGCTGTGTCCAGGGCGATAATTAAGGTGCTGGGTAGGGGACCCACCCTAGCCAGGAAGTGGGGCACAAGCGATATGAACGACCTAGCCTCATTAACCAGAAACATCGTTGCCTACGGCCCTGGCGATGGCGCATTTTCCCACTCACTTGAGGAGTACGTACTCATTGATGATTACCTCAGGGCCATAGATATATATAAGCAAGCGGTAGTCGAATTTATGAATATTTATAAATAG
- the lysX gene encoding lysine biosynthesis protein LysX, translated as MVLIEVVHFIYDAIRLDEKLLIREFDNLGINYRLVNAENLAFEFPGTNEVATAFIRTVSQHRTQLLAQMYEVIGGRSINPYASIMIGNNKAITLAILNRLGIPIPNTVVALSSESAIKALGVVGYPAIIKPVHGSWGRLVSLVGSNEDLTLLARHRSSMENPQYETYLVQEFIRKPGRDIRVTVVGDEAVAAIYRYAVGDDWRTNTARGGKAEAVRIDPELEDISVKATKAIGAYYAGVDVVESDGGYKVLEVNTVPEFKNVQRVTGVNVARRIAELVMGIVKRG; from the coding sequence GTGGTTCTGATTGAAGTCGTACACTTCATCTACGATGCCATAAGGCTTGACGAAAAACTACTCATTAGAGAATTCGATAACCTGGGCATTAATTATAGGCTTGTGAATGCTGAGAACTTGGCCTTTGAATTCCCTGGAACTAATGAGGTTGCCACGGCATTCATAAGGACCGTTAGCCAGCACAGGACTCAGTTATTGGCTCAGATGTATGAGGTCATTGGTGGTAGGTCGATAAATCCATACGCGTCAATAATGATTGGTAATAATAAGGCTATTACCCTGGCAATACTCAATCGCCTTGGAATCCCAATACCGAACACTGTGGTCGCCCTATCCAGCGAGTCAGCAATTAAGGCCCTGGGCGTTGTTGGTTATCCCGCCATTATTAAGCCGGTGCATGGCTCATGGGGCAGGTTGGTGAGTCTGGTGGGTAGTAATGAGGACTTAACCCTACTGGCTAGGCATAGGAGTTCCATGGAGAATCCCCAGTATGAGACGTACCTGGTTCAGGAATTCATTAGGAAGCCTGGTAGGGATATCAGGGTCACTGTCGTAGGCGACGAGGCTGTGGCGGCCATATATAGGTATGCCGTTGGTGATGACTGGAGGACGAACACTGCGAGGGGTGGTAAGGCCGAGGCCGTAAGGATTGACCCAGAGCTTGAGGATATCAGCGTCAAGGCCACCAAGGCCATTGGTGCCTACTACGCAGGCGTCGATGTTGTTGAGTCTGACGGTGGTTATAAGGTGCTCGAGGTCAACACAGTCCCTGAGTTTAAGAATGTGCAAAGGGTGACGGGTGTTAATGTGGCTAGGCGAATAGCGGAGTTGGTAATGGGTATTGTTAAGAGGGGTTGA
- the lysW/argW gene encoding alpha-aminoadipate/glutamate carrier protein LysW, giving the protein MPTKISCQVCGADIEIPDDVLDGELVSCPSCGQKYQVVIQNGLIQLKLIKVEEEDWGE; this is encoded by the coding sequence ATGCCAACAAAGATTTCCTGCCAGGTCTGTGGGGCAGACATAGAAATACCGGATGACGTACTCGATGGCGAATTAGTCAGTTGCCCAAGTTGCGGTCAGAAGTATCAGGTGGTTATTCAGAATGGCTTAATACAACTGAAGCTGATTAAGGTGGAGGAGGAGGATTGGGGCGAATAA
- a CDS encoding [LysW]-aminoadipate/[LysW]-glutamate kinase, whose amino-acid sequence MLVIVKVGGSVIRKGVDTLIREIPELLNNGHRVVLIHGGGYFINELMERMGLKPKFVTSPSGVTSRYTDLETLRVYVMGMMYLNKELVSRLQGVGVNAIGLSGVDGGLLRARRRESMIIIDERGRERVVDGGYTGKIEGANKDFIMRLLNDGFTPVIAPIAMDIKTGGALNVDGDQALEVLSTSLTPNYAVILTDVDGVLINGKVINKVSAAEAQELFKSPEVRGGMKRKVYTAAQLAGRGIYTIISNGVINRPITTAINGFGTHVLPQR is encoded by the coding sequence ATGCTCGTAATAGTGAAGGTTGGCGGGTCCGTGATCAGGAAGGGGGTTGATACCCTCATTAGGGAGATACCCGAATTACTCAATAACGGTCATAGGGTGGTGTTAATACACGGTGGTGGCTACTTCATAAATGAGTTAATGGAGAGGATGGGACTCAAGCCCAAGTTCGTAACCAGCCCCAGCGGCGTTACGAGTAGGTACACAGACCTAGAGACCCTGAGAGTCTACGTCATGGGTATGATGTACCTAAATAAGGAGTTAGTGAGTAGATTGCAGGGTGTTGGGGTTAATGCCATCGGGCTTTCTGGGGTTGACGGTGGGTTGTTGAGGGCTAGGAGGAGGGAATCCATGATCATAATTGATGAGAGGGGTAGGGAGAGGGTTGTTGATGGTGGTTATACGGGTAAGATTGAGGGCGCCAATAAGGACTTCATAATGAGATTGCTCAATGATGGTTTCACGCCCGTAATAGCGCCGATAGCCATGGACATTAAGACAGGTGGGGCACTAAATGTTGATGGTGACCAAGCACTCGAGGTCTTATCAACATCCCTAACGCCTAACTATGCCGTGATTCTCACGGACGTTGATGGCGTTCTCATAAATGGGAAGGTCATTAACAAGGTAAGTGCCGCTGAGGCTCAGGAGTTGTTTAAGAGCCCGGAGGTTAGGGGTGGTATGAAGAGGAAGGTTTACACGGCAGCCCAGTTGGCCGGTAGGGGCATATATACGATAATCTCTAACGGGGTAATTAATAGACCAATTACAACGGCAATTAATGGCTTTGGTACGCACGTGCTACCGCAGAGATGA